The window CAGAAGACGGTGGAGATCCGCGATCTGGTCAACGGCATCGCCGCCGGCGACCGCATGTGGCCGGATTTCGAAGAGGGCTGGAAGGTGTCTTGCGTGCTGGACGCGATCGCGGCTTCCGCAGAGCAGCGCCGCTGGCTGGAGATCAACCGCGACTAGCTCTGCGGCATGGCGCTCTCCCGCGGGAAAGGAAAGCGCCATTAATTTACTCATTTATTATGTTGTTAACTTAATAACCTAATAACGTATTAACTTAAAACGCAAAGCACGAGCAGCCGAAGGCGCCCCAGAAGGCGTTCTCGTCCGAGACCGGGATGCTCGAGCGGCGAGCGACGTCGTGCTGATGCGCATGCACGCCGCAGGGGCCGCAGCACTGATGGGCCTGGCTCAGCACCCCCACCCGGGTCGCCGCCGACGGCGGTGCGGTGCGGTAATGCCCCGGCACCTGGGTGACCGGCGACCAGTCCGGCAACACCGGTATTGCCGGCGGCGCCAGCGGCGAGAAGCTGCCGGCGGCGTAAACCACCTTGCCGTCCACCAGCGTCATCACCGATTCAATCCCCTTGATTTGCTCTTCCGGCACGCTGAAGTAGTCCTGCGACAGCACCGCCAGATCGGCCAACTGGCCAACCTTGATCTGGCCCTTTTTGCCCTGCTCGGTGGAAAACCAGGCGCTGCCCTGAGTCCACAGCATCAGCGCGGTCTCGCGGTCCAGCCGGGCGCTTTCGTCGTACATCGCCATGCCGCCGACGGTGCGGCCGGAAACCAGCCAATACAGCGCGGTCCAGGGGTTGTAGCTGGCGACGCGCGTGGCGTCGGTGCCCAGCCCGACCGGCAGATCGGCCGCCAGCATTTTCGCCACCGGCGGCGTCTGTTTGGTGGCTTCCAGGCCGTAGCGCTCGGCAAAATATTCCCCCTGAAACGCCATGCGGTGCTGTACCGCAATGCCGCCGCCGAGGGCTTTGACGCGCTCGATGTTGCGCTCGGAAATGGTCTCCGCATGGTCGAAGATCCAGTGCAGGCCGTTGAACGGGATATCGCGGTTTACCTTCTCGAATACGTCGAGCATGCGGCTGATGGATTCATCGTAGGTGGCGTGCAGGCGGAACGGCCAGCGGTGTTCGACCAGATGACGCACCACCCGTTCCAGCTCGTCTTCGGTGCCCGCCGGCAGGTCCGGGCGCGGCTGCAGGAAGTCTTCGAAGTCGGCGGCGGAGAACACCAGCATCTCGCCGGCGCCGTTGTGGCGATAGAAGTCGGTGCCCTGGCCGGGTTTGAGCATGTCGGTCCACAGCTGGAAATCTTCCAGCTCTTGCTTCGGCCGCTGGGTGAACAGGTTATAGGCGATGCGAATGGTCAGTTGCCGTTTCTCATGCAGTTCGGCGATCACCTGATAATCTTCGGGGTAGTTCTGGAAGCCGCCGCCGGCGTCGATGGCGCTGGTCAGGCCGAGGCGATTCAGCTCGCGCATGAACTGGCGCGTGGAGTTGACCTGCTGTTCCAACGGCAGCTTTGGCCCTTTCGCCAGCGTGGCGTACAGGATCATGGCGTTAGGCTTGGCGATCAGCATCCCGGTCGGGTTGCCGTTGGCGTCGCGCTGGATCTCGCCGCCCGGCGGGTTCGGCGTGTCCTTGGTGTAGCCAACCACCTTCAACGCCGCGCGGTTGAGCAGCGCGCGATCGTACAGATGCAGGATAAACACCGGCGTGTCCGGCGCCGCCTGGTTGATCTCTTCCAGCGTCGGCATACGGCGTTCGGCGAACTGGAATTCGGTCCAGCCGCCCACCACCCGCACCCACTGCGGGCTGGGCGTGCGCAATGCCTGTTCCTTCAGCATGCGCAGCGCGTCGGCCAGCGACGGCACGCCCTCCCAGCGCAGCTCCAGATTGTAATTCAGGCCGCCGCGGATCAGGTGCAGGTGCGAATCGTTGAGGCCCGGAACGGCGGTATGGCCGTGCAGATCGATAATTTGCGTTTCCGGCCCGGCGTGCTGCATGACTTCGCTCTCGCTGCCGACGGCCAGAAACTTGCCGTCTTTGATGGCCACCGCCTGCGCGAGGGGGTTTTGGCGATCGACGGTGTGAAATTTACCTTTGGTGATGATCAATGAAGCGTTGTTGCTCATAACATTCTCCCGGCAGGCCGCCTAGCGGCGGGTAAGCCATTGATGAAAAACGCGAGTCACTATTGGCATCCAGAGGAACACCACCAGCGCGACCACGGTGGCGTCATTGAGAAAATGGCCGCGCAGCGTGCCGTTCAGCTGCGGTAGCAGCAGCCCCCAGAACCAGGGCACCAGGTTGGTGGACGGGAAGATCACCAGCAGGGTGATGACAAACTGCTTCCATTTGGCGGGCTGGCGCACGCTGGGGCTGGGCGGGGTAAACCAAAACTCCGCGCCGGGGCGGATTTCGATGCGGTCATTCTCCAGCAGCAGCGGCGTCACTTCCTCGATGTACTTTTTACGCAGCGGCGAGTTGATCCACAGATACAGGTTATCGAGGCTGTCGAAACGCACCAGCACCGTATAGGCCTGTTCTTCGCCGGAAGGGCGGATCACGTTAACGCCGAGGTGGCCGGCGAAGGCGGCGGCCTCCGGCATGATGCGGTTCAGCCAGGCCTCGTAGGCCGGTTCCTGGCCCGGCGCCAGGCGGTGGGTGATGACCAGGGTAACGTGCTGCGGGTGGGCCATAGAGCCGGCTCCTGAAATAACCCCGGCGCGAGGCCGGGGCAGGGATCACTTGACGGTGCGCGCCTGGGCGTGGTGCACCATGGTGTAAGCGTAGTCGACGCCCATGCCGTAAGCGCCGCTGTGTTCGCGCACCAGCGCCATCACCGCGTCGTAGGTGTCCTTGCGCGCCCAGTCGCGTTGGTATTCCAGCAACACCTGCTGCCAGGTCACCGGAACGGCACCGGCCTGCACCATGCGATCGATCGCGCGTTCGTGCGCGTCGGCCGAGGTACCGCCGGAGGTGTCGGTAACCACGTAAACCTCATAGCCGGCCTCCAGCGCCATCAGCGCCGGAAAGGTCAGGCACACTTCGGTCCACAGCGCGGAAATCACCAGCTTTTTACGGCCGGTGGCCTCAACGGCCTTAACGAAGGCGGCATCTTCCCAGGAGTTCATCGAGGTACGTTCAATCGGGGTGATTTCAGGGTGGACCGCCAGCAATTCCGGCCAGATATAGCCGCTGAAGCTTTCGGTTTCGACCGAGGTGAAAAGGGTGGGGACGTTAAAAATCTTGCCGGCTTTCGCCAAACCGACGACGTTGTTTTTCAGCTGCTGACGATCAATATTAGCCACGCCAAAAGACATTTGCGGCTGATGGTCAATAAAAATCAGTGCGGAATTGTCTTTATCAAGTAATTGAAACTTAGACATAATTTACCTTCCCAGTGGTGTTTCGGTTTAACATCTGATGAGTGTGACGCCGATAAAACGCATGGTAGGCAGAGGGCGATTTCAAAGATACCGCAGAATTTTTGCCGACTTGTTGAGTTTTTTTATACACGGGAGGAAGCATGAGATTAAACCTCGAAGCGCTGCTGATTTTGGACGCGCTGGACCGGCATGGCTCTTTTGCCGCCGCCGCCGCCGCGTTGTTTAAAACGCCGTCGGCGCTGAGCTATATGGTGCAAAAGCTGGAGAACGATCTCGACATTCGGCTGCTCGATCGTTCCGGCCATCGGGCGAAATTCACCGACACCGGCAAGCTGATGCTGGACAAAGGCCGGGTGTTGCTGCGGGCGGCGCAGGATCTGGAGCAGCAGGCGCGCTACGTGGAGAACGGTTGGGAAAGCGAGATCACGCTGGGCATCGACGCCTCTTTTCCCTTTACGCGCCTGCTGCCGTTGATTGAGGAGTTTCATCAGCAGCATCACCACACCCGCCTGCGGTTCAGTCATGAAGTGCTGGCGGGCTCCTGGGAATCGCTGGTGTACGGCTGCGCGGATATTATCATCGGCGCCATTTGTGAACCGCCGTCGCGCGTAGGCTATGCTTTTAGCAGGCTGGGGCAGTTGGATTACGTGTTCGTCGTCGCGCCTCAGCACCCGCTGGCGGCGGCGGCGGAGCCCGTGCCGAAGGAGGAGATCCGCCGGCACCGGGCGGTGGTGGTGCGCGATACCTCCCGGGTGAATGCGCCGCAAAACCTCAATATTCTGGAAGAGCAAGATACGCTGACGGTATTCGGCTTTGAGGCCAAGCTGCAGGCGCAGTTGGCCGGGTTGGGATGCGGGTATCTGCCGCGCTATTTGGCGAAACCCCACCTGGCAAGCGGCAGTCTGGTGGCTAAACGCGTCGAAACGGAACGCAGCGGAGACGTCGCCTACTTTGGCTGGCGGGAAAGCGCCGGCGGATTGGCGGCAAAATGGTGGCGCGAGCGGTTGCAGCGCTATGCAGACGACGGAGATGTTTACCCCGCGGGCTGAGGCCGTGCCTGCGGAGCGGACGGACCGCCTACAAGGACATAAGGACATGGAAATGACTATCCGACTTTTGGCGGCGCTGGCGCCGCTGTTGTTGGCGGGATGCGGCGCGGCAACCAAGCCGCAGCCCGTTGCGCCGCATGCGGCGGTTCAGGCGGCTGCCGGGCAAAATTACCCGGAGAAAGTGCGCCTCGCGGTAACGCGCGAATTGCGTTTGCCGGCGGAGCTGAAGTCCAAAAGCTGTTCAATCAGCATTCATCTGCAGCCGGACGGCGCTTTGAAGGATATCAGGGTGCTGAAGGGGGACCCGCAACTGTGCGCGGCGGCCGGCGAGGCGGTGAAAAAAGCCAAAATGCCGAAGATGGCGAACCCGACCGAGTACCTGCTGTTTAACGCGGTGGTGCTGGATTTTGTTCCCTGAAACGATTGAACGGGCCTCGGTGACGAGGCCCGTTTTATTATGCGGCCGGTTGGAAATCCTCCGCGTCCACATCGTAACCGCAAGGCTCCCAGCGGATGGCCAGCAGCGCCGCCAGGCCGGCCAGCGGCGCCAGGGCGATCACCCAAAACACGCCGGTGCCCAGCGCGGCGGACAGCACCGGAAACAGGAATAGCGACAGAGTAGAGCTTGAACGCATCAGCGTCTGGTTGAAACCGACGCCGACGCCGCGCAGCGACGTCGGGTAGCTCAGCGAAGCGAAAGTCATGCTGTGCGAACCTGGGCCGAATCCCTGCCCCAGCAGGAACAGCGCCAGCATGCCGATGGAAACGGCGGCTTGCGCGCCGTCCGCCGGCCGGCCAATCAGCGCCAGCCCCAGCAACGCCGCCAGTTGAAACGCATAACCCAACACCGTCATTTTCCAGGCGCCGACTCTCGGCACCAGCCGCACCGCAATCAGACCGCCGACAAAGGCGAACAACAGGTTAAGCGCCAGAGAAACCAAAATGGTGCTGAGCATCGACTGCGCCAGGAAACTGGACAAGATCACCGGCAGCCCGAAGGCCACGGCGTTATAGGCGAACGACGAGGCGATGGCGATAAGGGTGGCCAAAATAGTGCGGCGCAGATAGACCCCTTGCAGCAACGCGCCGTAGTTGCGCCAGGAAGCGCGCCGGGCCTGCGCCGGTACGCCGCGCTCGGCATCCGCCGCCACCACGGCGTTAACGTTATAGGAGCGGCGCAAAATGGCCGCGGCGCCCTCGAGATCGCCCTGATTGGCGGCCCACACCGGCGATTCGCTCATATAGCGGCTGCGGATGGCGATGATCGCCAGCGCCGGCACCGCGCCGAAACCGAGGATCAGACGCCACAGCCAGTCGGTATGGCTCTCCGGCAGCACCGCATACAGCAGCAACACCAGCAGATAGGAGACGCTGATCGCCGCATACCAGGTGGGGCACCACATGGCGATACGCGCCGCCTTGTTGCCGCGCCCGGACAGCTTGGAAAACTCCGCCAGAAACGCCATCGCCACCGGCAGATCGATGCCGACCCCGAGGCCCATCACAAAACGCGCGCCGCCCAGCACCCACTCATTGGGCGCAAAGGCGCAGGCCAGCGCGGCGACCACGAAAAAGAACATATCGGCCATAAATACCCGGTAGCGGCCGATTTTGTCGGTCAGATAACCGCCGATAAAGGCGCCGACAATCGCCCCGAAGGTGATGGCCGACGCCACCAGGCCGGTGCCGGTGGGGGTGAGATTGAATTCGCGCGCCACGTCCTTGATGCCGAACGCCAGCGCGCCCAGATCGTAGGCGTCGAGGAACACTCCGCCCAGCGCGATGGCCACCACCACCCGCGCATTATTGCGTTTGGCGGCACCGCCGTTGACCAGCGCCGAAACGTCGGCGGCGCTGCGAATGCTGACCGCCTCGGCGGCCGAAAAATCGCTTTTCCCTGCAGAAAGGGCGCTGGGCGCCGCTATATAACTGGACATGATAGTTTTTCTTAGTAGGCAAAAATCCGAGCATAACGGCGCATCATCAGCGCTAACCAATTCTTTCTGGTTATAAGCATACAACCGGAAGTTGTTGAAAAATAATCATGTTCAGGTAAAAGCCGCCCACAGCGGGGTAAGTATGGCTCGCCCGGGCTGAAGCAGACGAAGTGCGTGCCGAATGTGAAAAAATTTCATTGCAGGCGCAATGCAAATAGCTGATTTTTAACTTTGCTTTGCCGCTTTCGTTATTTTGAGCGCCCATGCCGCTCGCAGATACTGTGGAAAATTCCATAACGCGAGCCGCGAGATGCCTTCAGCCAAAAGCCACAGCCACTATTTACACCCCGAGCAGCGCAGCCGGATCCAGCAGCTTTATCGGCGCTGGTATTGGCGGATGGAGCTGCCTACCTGGGGCATTATGGCGGCGGTGTACGGCGGCTGGTTCGGCGTTACGCAGCATTGGCAAACGCTTGGCCCCTGGCTGGGTGCGCCGCTGCTGATCCTGCTGACCACCTGGTACATGTCGCTGCAGCATGAGCTGATCCACGGCCACCCGACGCGCTGGCCGCGCGTCAATCAGCTGTTTGGCCTGCTGCCGCTGGCGGTGTGGTACCCCTACGGGCTGTACCGCGATTCGCATATTCAGCACCATCGCAACGAACATTTGACCGATCCGCATGAAGACCCCGAAAGCTATTACTTCAGCCAGGCGCAGTGGCGGCGTTTTCCCCGGCTGTTCCCGTTACTGGCCAGGGTGCGCAATACGCTGGCCGGCAGGGTGGCGTTCGGCCCGGCGCTGGATATCGCCGCGACGCTGGCCAACGCGCTGAAAGCGATCCTCGGCGGCGATCTGCGGGCTCTGGCCATGTGGCTGACGCATCTGGCGCTGCTGACGCTGGTGCTTCATTGGCTGCAGGCGCAGGGCATCGGCGCAGGATTTTATCTGTGGGTTATCAGCTACCCGGCGCTGGCGCTGACCAAGATAAGATCGTTTTTTGAGCATCGCGCCGTGGAAGCTCCGCAGGCACGTTCTATTATTAATGAGGCGGCCTGGCCCTGGCGGCTGCTGTTTCTCAATTTGAACTATCATTTAGTACATCACGACTTGCCCGGTTTGCCCTGGTACGGCTTGCGGGAGGTCTACCTGGCGGAGCGCGACGCCTACCGGCAGCGCAGCCAGGGGTTCGTGGCGCAGGGGTATGGCGAGTGGGTGAACGCCTACGCTTTTACCCCGATCGCCGTCGAAGTGCATCCGTTCAGCACCCTCGAGCCGGCCGAACGGCCGCAGGGCGAACGCGAGGCCTGGGCGGCGGAGACATTTATTGCGCGATGGAAGCGCGCTTCTCAGGATTTTCCAACCGATCTGGCCAAATAGCCGGAAACCAACAACAAGAGGAAAAGTATGGCAATCACCCCATTACGCGGACGTTTATTGGCGCTGGCGCTGGCCATGTTCAGCATCGGCGGCGCCGCGCAGGCGGCCGATTCGGTGCGCGTCGGCTCCAAGATCGACACCGAAGGTTCGCTGCTTGGCAACATTATCGTGCAGGTGCTGGAGTCCAACGGCATCAAAACCACCAACAAACTGCAGCTCGGCACCACCAAGGTGCTGCGCGGGGCGATCGCTTCCGGCGAGATTGACCTGTATCCGGAATATACCGGCAACGGCGCGTTCTTCTTCTCCGATGAGAAAGATCCGGCATGGAAAAACGCCCAGGCCGGCTTCGAGAAGGTGAAAAAGCTCGATTACGACAAAAATAAAATCGTCTGGTTGGATGCCGCTCCGGCCAACAACACCTGGACCATCGCTATTCGCCAGGACGTGGCGGACGCCAATCATCTGCAAACGCTGGCCGATCTCGGCAAGTGGATCAACGGCGGCGGCAAATTCAAGCTGGCGGCGTCGGCGGAGTTTATCGAACGCCCGGATGCGCTGCCGGCGTTCCAGAGCGCCTACGGCTTCAAACTGAATCAGGACCAGCTGCTGTCGCTGGCGGGCGGCGATACCGCGGTGACCATTAAAGCGGCGGCGGAGCAAACCTCCGGCGTGAATGCGGCGATGGCCTACGGCACCGACGGCCCGGTGGCGGCGCTGGGCCTGCGGACGCTGGAAGATCCCAAAGGGGTGCAGCCGATTTACGCCCCGGCGCCGATTATTCGCGAAGCGGCGCTCAAGCAGCACGCCAACATCGCCGAACTGCTGAAGCCGGTGTTCGCCTCACTCGACGGCCCGACGCTGCAAAAGCTCAACGCGCAGATTGCGGTGGAGGGCCAGGACGCCAAGCAGGTGGCGGCCGCTTACCTGAAAGAGAAAGGGTTTGTTAAGGGATAGCGCTGAGGCTCCCGCTCTTCCGCCGGAAGAGCGGGAGAACAGGGCCCATTTGTTATGGAGCCGGAGAGTTTCTTTGATTGCTGTAAATAACCGCGTATTGCTGACACTGTTTATCCTGTTGCTGCTGGCCGCGTTTGGCCTGCCGTTTCTGAGCTATGCCCCCAACCGCCTGCTGTCGGGCAAAAGCATCTCCCTGATTTCCCTGCTGCATGGCCCGGCGCTGTGGCTGCTGTTGCCGATGGCGGCGCTGGCGGTCCTCAGCCTGTTGGCGCCGCTGCGCCGCCGTGCGCTGCTGACGGCGCTGGCCGCCTGCGCGCTATTGGCGTTGACCTTCTGGCTGAGCGGCCACGCCGCCGGGCGGCTGGCGCAGGAAGGTTCGCCGCTGGCGCGCACTTCCTGGGGCAGCGGTTGCTGGCTGATGATGGCGCTGAGCCTCTTGATCGCCGCCGACGCCATGGCGCGCATTACCGCTTCGCACCTGTGGCGCATCTTGGGCAACGCGCTGGTGGTGCTGCCGGTGGTGGCGCTGCTGCTTAGCCATCAACTCGATACGCTGTCGCTGCTGAAGGAGTATCACAACCGGCAGGAGGTGTTCGACGCCGCCCTGCTGCAACACCTGAGCATTCTGCTGGCCACGCTGGTGCCGGCGCTGCTGATCGGCGTGCCGCTCGGGGTGCTGTGCTTCCGCTCCGAACGCTGGCAAGCCCCGATTTTCTCCACGCTCAACATCATTCAGACCGTCCCGTCGATTGCGCTGTTCGGCCTGCTGATTGCGCCGCTGGCGGGGTTGGCGACGGCGGTGCCCTGGCTGGCGGAACACGGCGTCAGCGGCATCGGCATGGCGCCGGCGATCGTCGCGCTGGTGCTGTACGCCTTGCTGCCGCTGGTGCGCAGCGTGGTGGCCGGGCTACAAAGCGTGCCGGCCAGCGTGATTGAATCGGCGACCGGCATGGGCCTGACGCGCGGACAGATTTTCCTGCGGGTACAGCTGCCGCTGGCGCTGCCGCTGTTTTTGACCGGCGTGCGCATCCTGGCGGTGCAGACCGTCGGCATGGCGGTGGTGGCGGCGCTGATTGGCGCCGGCGGCTTTGGCGCCATCGTGTTCCAGGGGCTGCTCAGCAGCGCGTTGGATCTGGTGCTGCTGGGGGTGATCCCGGTGATCCTGATGGCGGTAATCGTCGATTCGCTGTTTAAATTCATTGTTTCTATTCTGGAAGTGTCACGCCGATGATTCACTTTGACCACGTCAGCAAGATTTTTCAGGGCAAGCCGGCGGTAGACTCCCTCAGGCTGCACATCGCCGAGGGCGAATTCACCGTGCTGATCGGCACCTCGGGTTCCGGCAAGTCCACCACCTTGAAAATGATCAACCGACTGATCGAACATGACGCCGGCAAGATTTACTTTGCCGGTGAAGAGATCCAGAAATTCAAACCGCAGGATTTGCGGCGCCGCATGGGTTATGCCATCCAGTCGATCGGCCTGTTTCCGCACTGGACGGTGGAAGAGAACATCGCCACCGTGCCGCAGCTGTTGAAATGGCCGCGCGCGCGCATTCGCGATCGGGTGAGCGAACTGCTGGAGCTGCTGCACCTGGAGCCGGAACTGTTCCGCCACCGTTATCCGCATCAGCTGTCCGGCGGGCAGCAGCAGCGGGTGGGCGTGGCGCGCGCGCTGGCCGCCGATCCCGAGGTGCTGTTGATGGACGAACCCTTCGGCGCGCTCGATCCGGTGACGCGGGCGGCGCTGCAGGCGGAAATCGCGCGCATTCACCAGCTCTCGGGCCGCACCATCGTACTGGTCACGCATGATATCGACGAGGCGCTGGGGCTGGCGGACCGCATCGTGCTGCTCGATCAGGGGCGTGTGGTGCAGCAGGGCACGCCGTTGGAACTGTTGACCGCACCGGCCAATGATTTCGTGCGTGATTTCTTTGGCCGCAGCGATCGCGGCATCAAGCTGTTGGCGCTGGGCAGGGTCGCCGAACGGGTGCGGCCCGGCGTGGCCGAGGGCGATCCCATCACCGCCGCCATGAGCCTGCGCGAAGCGCTGTCGGT is drawn from Serratia entomophila and contains these coding sequences:
- a CDS encoding amidohydrolase produces the protein MSNNASLIITKGKFHTVDRQNPLAQAVAIKDGKFLAVGSESEVMQHAGPETQIIDLHGHTAVPGLNDSHLHLIRGGLNYNLELRWEGVPSLADALRMLKEQALRTPSPQWVRVVGGWTEFQFAERRMPTLEEINQAAPDTPVFILHLYDRALLNRAALKVVGYTKDTPNPPGGEIQRDANGNPTGMLIAKPNAMILYATLAKGPKLPLEQQVNSTRQFMRELNRLGLTSAIDAGGGFQNYPEDYQVIAELHEKRQLTIRIAYNLFTQRPKQELEDFQLWTDMLKPGQGTDFYRHNGAGEMLVFSAADFEDFLQPRPDLPAGTEDELERVVRHLVEHRWPFRLHATYDESISRMLDVFEKVNRDIPFNGLHWIFDHAETISERNIERVKALGGGIAVQHRMAFQGEYFAERYGLEATKQTPPVAKMLAADLPVGLGTDATRVASYNPWTALYWLVSGRTVGGMAMYDESARLDRETALMLWTQGSAWFSTEQGKKGQIKVGQLADLAVLSQDYFSVPEEQIKGIESVMTLVDGKVVYAAGSFSPLAPPAIPVLPDWSPVTQVPGHYRTAPPSAATRVGVLSQAHQCCGPCGVHAHQHDVARRSSIPVSDENAFWGAFGCSCFAF
- a CDS encoding antibiotic biosynthesis monooxygenase; translated protein: MAHPQHVTLVITHRLAPGQEPAYEAWLNRIMPEAAAFAGHLGVNVIRPSGEEQAYTVLVRFDSLDNLYLWINSPLRKKYIEEVTPLLLENDRIEIRPGAEFWFTPPSPSVRQPAKWKQFVITLLVIFPSTNLVPWFWGLLLPQLNGTLRGHFLNDATVVALVVFLWMPIVTRVFHQWLTRR
- a CDS encoding hydrolase, translated to MSKFQLLDKDNSALIFIDHQPQMSFGVANIDRQQLKNNVVGLAKAGKIFNVPTLFTSVETESFSGYIWPELLAVHPEITPIERTSMNSWEDAAFVKAVEATGRKKLVISALWTEVCLTFPALMALEAGYEVYVVTDTSGGTSADAHERAIDRMVQAGAVPVTWQQVLLEYQRDWARKDTYDAVMALVREHSGAYGMGVDYAYTMVHHAQARTVK
- a CDS encoding LysR substrate-binding domain-containing protein, translating into MRLNLEALLILDALDRHGSFAAAAAALFKTPSALSYMVQKLENDLDIRLLDRSGHRAKFTDTGKLMLDKGRVLLRAAQDLEQQARYVENGWESEITLGIDASFPFTRLLPLIEEFHQQHHHTRLRFSHEVLAGSWESLVYGCADIIIGAICEPPSRVGYAFSRLGQLDYVFVVAPQHPLAAAAEPVPKEEIRRHRAVVVRDTSRVNAPQNLNILEEQDTLTVFGFEAKLQAQLAGLGCGYLPRYLAKPHLASGSLVAKRVETERSGDVAYFGWRESAGGLAAKWWRERLQRYADDGDVYPAG
- a CDS encoding cell envelope integrity TolA C-terminal domain-containing protein, giving the protein MTIRLLAALAPLLLAGCGAATKPQPVAPHAAVQAAAGQNYPEKVRLAVTRELRLPAELKSKSCSISIHLQPDGALKDIRVLKGDPQLCAAAGEAVKKAKMPKMANPTEYLLFNAVVLDFVP
- a CDS encoding MFS transporter; this translates as MSSYIAAPSALSAGKSDFSAAEAVSIRSAADVSALVNGGAAKRNNARVVVAIALGGVFLDAYDLGALAFGIKDVAREFNLTPTGTGLVASAITFGAIVGAFIGGYLTDKIGRYRVFMADMFFFVVAALACAFAPNEWVLGGARFVMGLGVGIDLPVAMAFLAEFSKLSGRGNKAARIAMWCPTWYAAISVSYLLVLLLYAVLPESHTDWLWRLILGFGAVPALAIIAIRSRYMSESPVWAANQGDLEGAAAILRRSYNVNAVVAADAERGVPAQARRASWRNYGALLQGVYLRRTILATLIAIASSFAYNAVAFGLPVILSSFLAQSMLSTILVSLALNLLFAFVGGLIAVRLVPRVGAWKMTVLGYAFQLAALLGLALIGRPADGAQAAVSIGMLALFLLGQGFGPGSHSMTFASLSYPTSLRGVGVGFNQTLMRSSSTLSLFLFPVLSAALGTGVFWVIALAPLAGLAALLAIRWEPCGYDVDAEDFQPAA
- a CDS encoding fatty acid desaturase; this translates as MPSAKSHSHYLHPEQRSRIQQLYRRWYWRMELPTWGIMAAVYGGWFGVTQHWQTLGPWLGAPLLILLTTWYMSLQHELIHGHPTRWPRVNQLFGLLPLAVWYPYGLYRDSHIQHHRNEHLTDPHEDPESYYFSQAQWRRFPRLFPLLARVRNTLAGRVAFGPALDIAATLANALKAILGGDLRALAMWLTHLALLTLVLHWLQAQGIGAGFYLWVISYPALALTKIRSFFEHRAVEAPQARSIINEAAWPWRLLFLNLNYHLVHHDLPGLPWYGLREVYLAERDAYRQRSQGFVAQGYGEWVNAYAFTPIAVEVHPFSTLEPAERPQGEREAWAAETFIARWKRASQDFPTDLAK
- the osmF gene encoding glycine betaine ABC transporter substrate-binding protein OsmF, with the translated sequence MAITPLRGRLLALALAMFSIGGAAQAADSVRVGSKIDTEGSLLGNIIVQVLESNGIKTTNKLQLGTTKVLRGAIASGEIDLYPEYTGNGAFFFSDEKDPAWKNAQAGFEKVKKLDYDKNKIVWLDAAPANNTWTIAIRQDVADANHLQTLADLGKWINGGGKFKLAASAEFIERPDALPAFQSAYGFKLNQDQLLSLAGGDTAVTIKAAAEQTSGVNAAMAYGTDGPVAALGLRTLEDPKGVQPIYAPAPIIREAALKQHANIAELLKPVFASLDGPTLQKLNAQIAVEGQDAKQVAAAYLKEKGFVKG
- a CDS encoding ABC transporter permease, which gives rise to MAVNNRVLLTLFILLLLAAFGLPFLSYAPNRLLSGKSISLISLLHGPALWLLLPMAALAVLSLLAPLRRRALLTALAACALLALTFWLSGHAAGRLAQEGSPLARTSWGSGCWLMMALSLLIAADAMARITASHLWRILGNALVVLPVVALLLSHQLDTLSLLKEYHNRQEVFDAALLQHLSILLATLVPALLIGVPLGVLCFRSERWQAPIFSTLNIIQTVPSIALFGLLIAPLAGLATAVPWLAEHGVSGIGMAPAIVALVLYALLPLVRSVVAGLQSVPASVIESATGMGLTRGQIFLRVQLPLALPLFLTGVRILAVQTVGMAVVAALIGAGGFGAIVFQGLLSSALDLVLLGVIPVILMAVIVDSLFKFIVSILEVSRR
- a CDS encoding ABC transporter ATP-binding protein; this translates as MIHFDHVSKIFQGKPAVDSLRLHIAEGEFTVLIGTSGSGKSTTLKMINRLIEHDAGKIYFAGEEIQKFKPQDLRRRMGYAIQSIGLFPHWTVEENIATVPQLLKWPRARIRDRVSELLELLHLEPELFRHRYPHQLSGGQQQRVGVARALAADPEVLLMDEPFGALDPVTRAALQAEIARIHQLSGRTIVLVTHDIDEALGLADRIVLLDQGRVVQQGTPLELLTAPANDFVRDFFGRSDRGIKLLALGRVAERVRPGVAEGDPITAAMSLREALSVFVARGSDRLPVVSEQGEALGVLHFADLIADKALS